Proteins from one Thioflavicoccus mobilis 8321 genomic window:
- a CDS encoding c-type cytochrome has translation MRLDPIAPRLAKADPQRGAKVFLQCKACHVAAPGAEPTVGPNLWNVVGRPVASQPGFDYSEGLEAVGGNWGFETLSRYLFDPRAMAHNSRMVFPGVKPAQQRADLIAYLATLSDSPPTLPSSEQVAAGPAYGGLPEGEGREAVYFTCRACHALEQFTGKHRSREDWAELLETMVADNGMVAPEPWARELMLDYLGAYFGEEEAGDWDGLPPGPGREVVYFTCTACHSIRMVTQQGLSRRRWDDTLDWMVEEQGMDPIEDLATRDLILDYLTEHFGPG, from the coding sequence ATGCGGCTCGACCCCATCGCCCCGCGTCTTGCTAAGGCAGACCCGCAACGTGGGGCGAAGGTCTTCCTTCAGTGCAAGGCGTGCCATGTCGCCGCGCCCGGGGCCGAGCCGACCGTCGGTCCGAACCTCTGGAATGTCGTCGGCCGCCCTGTGGCCTCGCAGCCGGGGTTCGACTACAGCGAGGGCCTCGAGGCGGTCGGCGGCAACTGGGGGTTCGAGACGCTCAGTCGCTATCTCTTCGATCCGCGGGCCATGGCCCACAACTCCCGGATGGTCTTTCCGGGCGTCAAGCCCGCCCAACAGCGCGCCGACCTGATCGCCTACCTGGCGACCCTGAGCGACTCGCCGCCGACCCTGCCGAGCTCTGAGCAGGTGGCTGCCGGGCCCGCCTACGGCGGGCTGCCCGAGGGCGAGGGGCGTGAGGCCGTCTATTTCACCTGCCGCGCCTGCCACGCGCTCGAGCAGTTCACCGGCAAACATCGCTCGCGCGAGGACTGGGCGGAGCTCCTCGAGACCATGGTCGCGGACAACGGGATGGTCGCCCCCGAGCCCTGGGCGCGCGAGCTGATGCTCGACTATCTGGGGGCCTATTTCGGCGAGGAAGAGGCGGGCGACTGGGACGGATTACCGCCCGGGCCGGGCCGCGAGGTCGTCTACTTCACCTGCACCGCCTGCCACTCGATCCGCATGGTGACCCAGCAGGGGCTCAGCCGGCGGCGTTGGGACGATACCCTGGACTGGATGGTCGAGGAACAAGGCATGGACCCGATCGAGGACCTCGCCACCCGCGACCTCATCCTCGACTATCTGACCGAGCACTTCGGTCCGGGCTGA
- a CDS encoding sulfite oxidase, whose protein sequence is MSKRERDVFELYAEDPDRADEILFNRVPHPDRRGFLKSAGLATMAAMLGGYIPFHRSMPAGLLPVALAEEPFRIEGKDGLVVLNDRPVNAETPAHLLDDAVTPTARHFIRNNGVPPESVDADAWTLTVDGEVEEPLELTIAELKGRFEVVNLQLQLECGGNGRAYFEPNARGNQWTVGAVGCSEWTGVRLADLLKAAGLKDSAVYTAHYGADQHLSGDPSKRPISRGVPISKALNPYNLVAFEQNGGRMHPMNGYPLRLVVPGWPGSCSQKWLQRIQIRDQVHDGAKMTGKSYRVPQHPVAPGEEVPEDDFVIIESMPVKSLITFPQSGVEIAAGAPVTTVRGHAWAGDNKVAAVDLSIDFGATWQRAELTEPVNDYAWQHFTAEVRFPMTGYYEVWARAIDDTGRSQPFAIAWNPKGYLNNSMHRIAVRVV, encoded by the coding sequence ATGAGCAAGCGTGAGAGAGATGTCTTCGAGCTCTATGCCGAGGACCCGGACCGGGCCGATGAGATTCTGTTCAACCGCGTTCCCCACCCCGACCGCCGCGGGTTCCTGAAGAGCGCCGGTCTGGCCACCATGGCCGCGATGCTCGGCGGCTATATCCCGTTTCACCGCTCGATGCCGGCTGGACTCCTGCCGGTCGCCCTCGCCGAGGAGCCGTTCCGTATCGAGGGCAAGGACGGCCTCGTCGTCCTCAACGATCGACCCGTCAACGCCGAGACTCCGGCGCACCTGCTCGATGACGCCGTCACCCCGACAGCCCGGCACTTCATCCGCAACAATGGCGTACCGCCGGAGTCGGTCGATGCCGATGCCTGGACCCTGACGGTCGACGGCGAGGTCGAGGAGCCGCTGGAGCTGACGATCGCCGAGCTCAAGGGCCGCTTCGAGGTCGTCAACCTCCAGTTGCAGCTCGAGTGCGGCGGCAATGGTCGTGCCTATTTCGAGCCGAACGCACGCGGCAATCAATGGACGGTCGGGGCCGTCGGCTGTTCCGAGTGGACGGGGGTGCGCCTCGCCGACCTGCTCAAGGCCGCCGGGCTCAAGGATTCGGCCGTCTACACGGCCCATTATGGGGCCGACCAACACCTCTCCGGCGACCCCAGTAAGCGCCCGATCTCGCGCGGCGTGCCGATCAGCAAGGCGCTGAACCCCTACAACCTCGTCGCCTTCGAGCAGAACGGGGGCCGGATGCACCCGATGAATGGCTACCCGCTGCGCTTGGTCGTTCCGGGTTGGCCGGGCTCCTGCTCGCAGAAATGGCTGCAACGTATCCAGATTCGCGATCAGGTCCACGACGGGGCCAAGATGACCGGCAAGTCCTATCGCGTGCCGCAACATCCGGTGGCGCCCGGCGAGGAAGTCCCGGAGGACGACTTCGTGATCATCGAGTCGATGCCGGTCAAGTCGCTGATCACCTTCCCGCAGAGCGGCGTCGAGATCGCCGCCGGCGCGCCGGTCACGACCGTGCGTGGGCATGCCTGGGCCGGCGACAACAAGGTGGCGGCCGTCGACCTGTCGATCGATTTCGGTGCCACCTGGCAGCGCGCCGAGCTCACCGAGCCGGTCAACGACTACGCCTGGCAACACTTCACGGCCGAGGTGCGCTTCCCGATGACGGGTTATTACGAAGTCTGGGCGCGGGCCATCGACGACACGGGGCGCTCCCAGCCGTTCGCCATCGCTTGGAACCCGAAGGGCTATCTCAACAACTCGATGCACCGTATCGCGGTGCGGGTGGTCTGA
- a CDS encoding NnrU family protein, producing MILLVLGLALFFTVHMLPSFPGAYQRLHERFGENAFKGAFAMLSLLGIVLAVIGKGMAPTIDVWQPNEFTKSIAPGLMLPAFMLLVLAYVPSNVRRYLRHPMLTAVLLWGLAHLLANGDLASMILFGSFAVYSVVAMISANRRGAKKATRYNSMIWDLVGAGGGIGVYALFVYLHPYLFGVPAMLPST from the coding sequence ATGATTTTGCTTGTCTTGGGTCTGGCGCTCTTCTTCACCGTGCACATGCTGCCGAGCTTCCCCGGTGCCTACCAGCGGCTCCACGAGCGGTTCGGCGAAAACGCCTTCAAAGGGGCCTTCGCAATGCTGTCGCTACTCGGCATCGTGCTGGCCGTGATCGGCAAAGGCATGGCGCCGACGATCGACGTCTGGCAGCCCAACGAATTCACCAAGAGCATCGCCCCCGGCCTGATGTTGCCGGCCTTCATGCTGCTCGTCCTGGCCTATGTGCCGAGCAATGTCCGCCGTTATCTGCGCCACCCGATGCTCACGGCGGTTCTTCTGTGGGGTCTGGCCCACCTGCTGGCCAATGGCGACCTGGCCTCGATGATCCTGTTCGGCAGCTTCGCCGTCTATAGCGTCGTGGCGATGATCTCGGCGAACCGGCGCGGGGCCAAGAAGGCGACCCGCTACAATTCCATGATCTGGGACCTGGTCGGCGCCGGCGGAGGTATCGGCGTCTACGCCCTCTTCGTCTACCTCCATCCCTATCTGTTCGGGGTGCCGGCGATGCTGCCCTCGACCTGA
- a CDS encoding MFS transporter codes for MSSPAAPAIPPLTSAERRAAIGLAGIVALRTLGLFLIMPVFAIYAGELAGATPLGIGLAIGVYGLTQALLQIPFGVLSDRIGRKPMIYLGLALFTLGSLLAALADDIVLVIIGRAIQGSGAIAAVVMALTADLTRETVRVRAMAGIGVSVGLSFAISLVLAPTLAHWVGLSGLFWLTAAFAIAGMLILALVVPDPKRSVVHRDVEPVPGQLWDVLREPDLLRLDLSAFLLHMVMTSLFLVLPLALVASGLAPARHWQVYLPVVLVALSTMVPFILFAERPGRAKQVLVGAVATLGLTLTGLFVWHTTLFALAAWLVVLFTLFHLLEATLPSLVAKRVPAGVKGTAMGAYTMFQFSGVFTGGLAGGWLYQAHGQGGVLLACAVAALLWLAIVVPLRDTSATNADVRGAGACADEGATG; via the coding sequence ATGTCCAGCCCCGCCGCGCCCGCGATTCCGCCGCTGACTTCCGCTGAGCGCCGAGCCGCCATCGGCCTCGCCGGCATCGTCGCGCTACGCACCCTCGGTCTGTTCCTGATCATGCCCGTCTTCGCCATCTACGCAGGCGAGTTGGCCGGCGCCACGCCCCTCGGCATCGGCCTGGCGATCGGCGTCTACGGGTTGACGCAGGCGCTGCTCCAGATCCCGTTCGGCGTGCTCTCCGACCGCATCGGGCGCAAGCCGATGATCTACCTGGGCCTGGCGCTCTTTACGCTCGGCAGCCTACTGGCGGCGTTGGCCGATGATATCGTGCTCGTCATCATCGGCCGCGCGATCCAGGGGAGTGGGGCGATCGCGGCCGTTGTCATGGCCCTGACCGCCGACCTGACCCGCGAGACGGTGCGGGTGCGGGCAATGGCCGGCATCGGGGTCAGCGTCGGTCTGAGCTTCGCGATCTCGCTGGTGCTCGCCCCGACGCTGGCCCATTGGGTCGGGCTGTCTGGCCTCTTCTGGTTGACGGCCGCCTTCGCGATTGCCGGGATGCTCATCCTGGCCCTCGTCGTCCCTGATCCGAAACGGTCGGTCGTACATCGCGACGTCGAGCCGGTACCGGGCCAGCTGTGGGACGTGCTGCGCGAGCCGGACCTGCTGCGCCTCGATCTCAGTGCCTTCCTGCTCCATATGGTGATGACAAGCCTGTTCTTGGTCCTGCCGTTGGCCCTGGTCGCCAGCGGGCTGGCGCCGGCGCGCCACTGGCAGGTCTATCTGCCGGTCGTGCTTGTCGCGCTCTCGACCATGGTGCCCTTCATCCTGTTCGCCGAGCGCCCCGGGCGGGCCAAGCAGGTCTTGGTCGGTGCCGTCGCGACGCTGGGTTTGACCCTGACCGGGCTGTTCGTTTGGCACACGACACTGTTCGCGTTGGCGGCCTGGCTCGTCGTGCTGTTCACACTCTTCCACCTGCTCGAGGCGACGTTGCCGTCGCTGGTCGCCAAGCGGGTCCCGGCCGGCGTCAAGGGCACGGCGATGGGCGCCTATACCATGTTCCAGTTTTCCGGTGTCTTCACCGGCGGGCTGGCCGGCGGCTGGCTCTATCAGGCCCATGGGCAGGGCGGGGTCCTGCTCGCCTGCGCCGTCGCCGCGTTGCTCTGGCTGGCGATCGTGGTTCCGCTGCGCGACACCTCGGCGACCAACGCCGACGTGCGCGGGGCTGGTGCTTGCGCCGATGAGGGGGCAACGGGCTGA